The following nucleotide sequence is from Salvia splendens isolate huo1 chromosome 2, SspV2, whole genome shotgun sequence.
ggtgctagggcttcccgggctcagagaagaggtggcaggtcgattagagcatctcgtcgacctgcttattctgcggctgcctggaacgcccgaactcagcttcacgaggattttgtgaatagatggctcaactttagcaaccctggacagtagaatagtcctttgtaatagcgtaacgccatcttgtagggtagcggagttgtgtgccgaacaagatttgaaaatgaaattttgtttttgttttcgcttctaacactgtgtatttacagcttagcgaaaaaatttcatcgtacttgtcctcggtcttatgaagtagacttctttgaccggacttgtctttggtctgatgaaataaacatctttgaccggattcgtctttggtctgatgaaataaacatctttgaccggactcgtctttggtctgatgaaataaatatctttgaccggactcgtctttggtctgatgaaataaacatctttgaccggactcgtctttggtctgatgaaataaacatctttgaccggactcgtctttggtctgatgaaataaacatctttgaccggactcgtctttggtctgatgaaataaacatctttgaccggactcgtctttggtctgatgaaataaatatctttgaccggactcgtctttggtctgatgaaataaacatctttgaccggactcgtctttggtctgatgaaataaacatctttgaccggactcgtctttggtctgatgaaataaacatctttgaccggactcgtctttggtctgatgaaataaacatctttgaccggactcgtctttggtctgatgaaataaacatctttgaccggactcgtcttgtctgatgaaataaacatctttgaccggactcgtctttggtctgatgaaataaatatctttgaccggactcgtctttggtctgatgaaataaacatctttgaccggactcgtctttggtctgatgaaataaacatctttgaccggactcgtctttggtctgatgaaataaacatctttgaccggactcgtctttggtctgatgaaataaacatctttgaccggactcgtctttggtctgatgaaataaatatctttgaccggactcgtctttggtctgatgaaataaacatctttgaccggactcgtctttggtctgatgaaataaacatctttgaccggactcgtctttggtctgatgaaataaacatctttgaccggactcgtctttggtctgatgaaataaacatctttgaccggactcgtcttgtgttctaatttggcgatttttgtcgccgggattgaactttcccttgtcctaattcggcgagttttatcgcgtggatcggactttcccagttaaccgaagtggtcttatgcagtaaacctctttgactagacatggtcgtcctcggtcttatgaggtaaacttctttgaccgaacttggtcgtcctaattcggcgaggtttatcgcgtggatcggactttcccttgtcctaattcaggcaagttttatcgcgagaatcggactttcgttgcagttcgtttcagacgaagtgcttgatttttaagccgaattgtggtcttgtatcctctttagaagcttggacttcacaatcgttggcttattgcagctcgtttcagacgagctgcttgtttaagctgaattgtggtcttgtatcttctgtagaagctttgactcacaatagttggcttgttgcagctcgtttcagacgaactgcttgtttaagctgagttgtggtcttgtatcttctgtagaagctttgactcacaatcgttggcttatatatgttctaagaaggggatcagccttcgaagaacaagatacctcagtaacatttgtaagagacgacacgcaccgaaacagacaaaacacacagacaaaacgcacagagacaaataaagaccaagcaaaccaaagaaagcacattgaccggactgtctcttacaaatggaactttttgaggttggaaacgtaccatgttcgggggtacttgtgctcttgacacgtgagtcaatttgtaagaccctttgccgaggacttctgacacccgatatggaccttcccatgtgggttcgagttcgcccagcttttctgctcggcttacttcgttgtttctcaagacgagatctcccacttgaaattgcagcttcttcaccctttggttgtaataccgggctacttgctccttgtacttggctgcttttatgcaggccaattctcttctttcttcggcaagatctagttcggctctcagtccgtcaccattcatttctgaggagaaattgagttcggggactgggtatgccaatctaaaccggaatcacggcttcagtgccgtacaccatcgagttcggctccggtgtgacttcggtcattccgcctgcctctgactccggctgctgtgattgctatgcttgatggtgccgaactgattgctcggcacttttaagcgcaatctgcgaacacacttgctcttttttcgatcacctcggatgaccgctatctctcctttggtggggaaggtgttcggcgaggaagcctctgatcgctatgatcgggcttctttttgtcttctctagatgagctgtctaaagaccgttttcgacggtctgcctcatcggcacgagaaaacttgtccgcaatgtcccacatctcttgagctgtttgcggactgcattccacgagctttctgtagagagctccgggcaggattccattttggaatgccgaaatgacaagtagatcattgagattatctacttgtaggcattccttatggaatctcgtcaggaagtcgctgatcttttcgtcgcgaccttgacgtatagaaagcagctgagccgaagtaatccgggcttccgctttctgaaagaacctcctgtggaaagcatccattagatctcggtaggatctaatgctgccttgggggaggctatcgaaccaccttcttgcgttcccgataagcagttcgggaaacagcttgcacatgtggacctcgttgagaccctggttcgccatgttatattgatagcgtcccaagaaatcatgaggatccacgagtccgtcataggttatcgacggagttcggtagttctgtggtagggaagttcgggtaatatcgtccgagaacggagtcctcaatgccccgtacatggcgaacccgacatttcttcggtatggaggagatggagttctcctgtgattccggtaccgaggattctttcttctggaagacatgacactactgcggtagtgactgtctcgtatggagggagagggagaatccgccgttttcgcctccggctgcttttggcttctctgcaggaaggttaagaattcctcctgcttttcagccagaaacagcttgacagcctcgttcaaatcgggctgctgggaagactcggtgtgacggcttttggagcggcttgttcctccgccatgagaactggtggtggatttatccctaggctgttttccagacctatggggtggattggcttcctcctggttctcacgggcaggaatacgggtactctgcgatctggtatgcattttttgggttgaaaaaatggtcaaaaattcgctttatcacaaatttggttctctgtttcccacagacggcgccagtgatgagtccgcgaattgttgatgttagtaaatgcaggaaaatacagatcacgacacagagaattttacgtggttcgatttactgaggtaaatctacgtccacggggagaaatgggggcaggtttgtattgcttgatctggaattacagcttacaacacagacttgctatatggtatttttctctagagagcttctaacccctttctatcagatctaagttctatttatacattgaactaagatcgtggcttacatcatcactctaggtcgtggaggtcgtgtaggtcatggcctaagatcgtggcctgagttgacgccacgtggtagtgggtgtgttggaagttgtggaaatcctgcatgggtccactaactccttgttcggtcgaaaactgagaccgaactgctttggttgccgatctgagagtagagcttggttggcttttaccgagctgtaggctgaggccgaactctttggtaatgccgaactcgcagagcttgattggtcggcttttaccgagctgtaggctgaggccgaactctttggtaatgccgaactcatactcttccttgggctttgggctgatgggccgtcattgctgtcgggcttgtttagtacgcaccccatcaatgGTCTTAGAGAGacaaaaaattaagaattaacAAATATGGCACTAAATTAAAGCGGCGGCTTCCATCAAAATTGTTGGAGGTGCAACCACACCGTAGCCGGAAAGAAGACAGTAATACTATTTTTTAAGTATGGGAGAGAAATTAAGGGAGAGACAAGTGGTAGGCGACGTGATGGAGTTCGAGTCTTCAATGTATCACCCAATCATGTATAACAAtgcatataataatataaagatCTAGACGTGTAAACTAGAAGGGTGTAAAGTAGTATTGAATACTATCTTCAACTATTACCCAATAAAAAGAAGTCAATAATCAATCGTTCTTCAATAATATAAATCCCCCTCGCTCTATCGTATCATTTCATATCATATCTCCTCAACCTCAAGTGAGTGTAGATTGAGAGAGAGGTATCAACTAAttaatccatgggttccatttCGAAAATCGAATCGAGACCCCACGCAGTGTGCATACCATACCCGGCGCAGGGCCACGTCAACCCCATGCTCAAGTTAGCAAAGCTCCTCCACCACAACGGCGTCTTCGTCACCTTCGTCAACACCGAGTACAACCACCGCCGTCTCATCAACTCGCGCGGCCCCGCCGCAGTCGCCGGCCTGCCGGACTTCCGCTTTGAGACAATCCCCGACGGGCTGCCGCCGTCCGATGCCGACGCCACTCAGGACATCCCCTCGCTCTGcgtctccaccaccaccacctgctTGGAGCCTTTCTGCGACCTCATCGCCAAGCTCAACGGATCCGGCGCGGGGGTTCCTCCGGTGAGCTGCATCGTCTCCGACGGCGTCATGAGCTTCACGCTGAAGGCGGCCGAGCGGTTTGGGCTGTCGGAGGTGCTCTTCTGGACCACCAGCGCATGCGGTCTCCTGGCGTATGTCCACTATAAGGATCTCGTGGAGAAAGGATATACACCTCTTCAAGGTAAATTAATTCCTCTAAATGTTATTTCTACAATTTAAAGtcttatttacttttttctatttttagtcaGAAGACCGCATAATCCAATAAATCATCACACTAACATTCTAAAATCAATAAGTGaaactcacattctattaattatttccatcAATTTTCCTTCATAAAATTAAGCAATTTCATTAAATCCGTGCTGAGTCAATACGAGACTATAAATGGCCGGCAGATGGagtattactaatttataatgTAACACACACATGGACTGACCTTCCTAGCTGAGTCAATATGAGATAATTGGGCAGAGTAGATAACTCATCTATCTTGATCTATCTTGTAGTTAtaagataaaaaataataatctaaaatGTGTGTTGTTATTATGTTAtgtttatttatctttcttATCAAACCCCGCATTTATATTATATACATGCAGATATGAGCCAAGTGACAAACGGGTATCTAGAAACAAGAATCGATTGGATTCCAGGAATGAAAAACATGAGACTACGCGACATTCCGAGTTTCATCAGAACCACAAACCGCGAAGACACCATGCTCCAGTTCCTGATCCAAGAAGCCGCCGCAATCCCAAGAGCCAAAGCCTTGATCCTCAACACCTTCGACGCGCTGGAGCACGACTCTCTCTCCGCGCTCTCAGCCCGCTTCCCGAACGTCCACACCGTGGGCCCTCTGCAGCTGATGATGAACCACATCCGCGACGACACCCTCAAACCCTTCACTTCCAGCCTCTGGAGAGAGGAGGTCGAATGCATCGAGTGGCTCCACACTATGGCCCCCCAGTCAGTAGTCTACGTCAACTTCGGCAGCATCACCGTCATGACCGCCGACCAAATGACCGAGTTCGCCTGGGGGCTGGCCAACACCAAGAAGCCGTTCCTGTGGATCATCAGGCCGGATATCGTGGCCGGGGAGTTGGCCATGCTGCCGGCTGAGTTCGTGGAGGAGACAAAGGACAGGAGCATGCTGGTGAGTTGGTGCCCGCAGGAGCAGGTGCTGAGCCACCCTGCCGTTGGGGGGTTTTTGACGCATGCGGGGTGGAACTCCACTCTGGAGAGCGTGGTGGGCGGGGTGCCGGTTATATGCTGGCCTTTCTTTGCGGAGCAGCAGACGAATTGTCGGTACAGCTGCGTGGAGTGGGGGATGGGGATGGAGATTGACAACAATGTGAAGAGGGATGAGGTGGAGTTGCTGGTGAGAGAGATGATGGATGGGGACAAGGGCAAGGAGATGAAGAGGAATGCTTTGGAGTGGAAGAGGAAAGCAGAGGAGGCTGCTGCGCTTCATGGCTCATCCTTTTTGAATTTGCAGAAATTTATCAAGGAAGGGCTCTTGCATTAACATATCTTGGATTTTGGTTATTGATTTCATTTTCGAGTTTCTTTGAAGAAATAATGTTTGTTGATtgattaataaaaaatgagtgTTACAGCATGTTAGATTTAACTTTCAAAATATTGCAATTAGTTCCAAAATTTCTGTTTATTCGGTGATCAGAAGAATGAAGTGGATGATTCCAAATCGAGccgataaaaaaaaacaagtaaTTTTCCATCAGGGAATCAAATTTATCGTAGTGTGTACTGACTACGTAAAAACATTATTCGAAGTCAAGAGAATTACAAGCCAATTTTGCATTGCATTGGTTATTAGTACTCCACTTTTTCGGTTCCATTTTAAATGATTCATAGGTTTCCATTCTCCCGCTTGCCAACAAATACCTAAAGGAATCATGTGCATTCAAATCCAACACTACAATAAATTGAGGTACAACTACATGATGTAACCTTTGTTCCCATGGCCATGTGGATGCTTACTGGCAGAGCCAAGGCCTTAATTAATCGCTAAACGATTGGTATTAATAGGAGACAAGAGATATTATGTGTAACCCTACTTAATTAAAGTCGATTCATGCGTAAATAACTTATTTTGAGTTTTGGCATTTAATGCACCGGAATCTATCAACATATAAAGTGCTAGTTTTTTGGACTGCCACGTGGCACTGTTTTTGGCGGGAAACTggcattcattttcttttcttttttttaatactttTTGCAGGCTTTATAGTAGAatctttttagttatttttttaagCTTATGTTTTAGACTAATTCTGCAGATTTTGTAGTTACACTTTTGGTAGGGGGCGCGTTAACATGTGGGGCCAGTTGGAAagtaaaaaaatcatattttgtgTTGCAGACCTATTTTCACTTTCTTGGCcttttttttacctattttctAAACTATAGCACATTATACATCACAATTGCACTAataatacaatatttatatgaaccaacaattacaaatcgagaTTTGTGCTTTTTTCTCCTCTAGTCTTTTTCTCTTCCAAACAACCCAACCTGAAATGAAAATTCATTTAATCTTTTGcacaatttatattaaattcagAATTTGCTCACAACTTTTATTTAACTAGATAGTGCATGTAAACTTTGATTATCCTATGTGGCAGAGCTCACTTGTtgtatgatatttattttgtcTGCATACCTAATTCGAAAATTGTTCTGCAATAAATGGCTCTCTTAAAATTAGTGCTTAATCTTCCATTTCCTATGCAACCTGATAcataaatggaaaaatatatttaaaacgGTTAGCAATATAATTAGTgaactatttttatataaatcggTATTAAAATATGCTTAAACGGTTCTGTAAATTAAAAACATAGCATGAATTTactttctttaatattttttttaaacttctAAGTGATTTCTAAAATTGCAATTATTTGATACAATATGAATGATTAAAATCACGAGTTCAATTTTGTTTTTGGAAACCAAATACTAATGTTTTGATGCATCTAAATATTGGACTTTATAACCTATTTTTCAGCATAGTGAAATGAAAGACTAATAACGCATATAAGTCTTATGTTTATTGCTTaataaccctaaaccctaattaATTGAAAGGCcatgaaatctattttaaaTCTGCCTCTAAGACTACTACTGAAGTATGATTAATTATAAGAACTTTAAGTTTTAAACCTAGAATGCAGGCATGAATGATAGAATCAGAAGTTATTTggtttgtaatattaatgaaaGAATATAATATCTTTCGTATCTTGTTATTATTAGTTCTTGTTGTTTGCTGATCATGAAATATAGTTGCTTCAGCTTCCACGCATGCCATGTCACATGTGGAAGATTGTAATAATTGTGTATCTTGGCTTTTTTATCTGActgctttctctctcttttttgctgCAGAGAGTGGCTCCTTTTTACTGCAGAGAGTGTCGGCTGTTGTGTTCTAATAGGGTTTTAGGCTGGCTTTTATTTCACTGACATgccacatgtatatatattagaAGAATAGGTTAGAcatacaaataataaaattgtcCTGAGTTGTATGTTTATAAccttatgaaattaaatgagccTAACCTTACTAAAGTCATATTCTAATTTCGATCATGTACATATATTATGCATAAAATGAGTgagaaatattttaaaaatattttttaaaagcatGCAGTccaatattattaattacagaaaataatatttaaggttttttttgttttgatatgtggaAATACTCACTCATCATTGTGTCTTATTGGGAAACTGCATTGGTTTATTAAACAGCATCCTTAGtatttttttcctataaatacctTAGCAACTCCACAAATCTCACTGAACACTCATTCGTATTCCACAAATCAGTAATATCAATAAGTGAAAATTCAGTTAGCACCAGTTTCTCTTACAAAATCACCTCTTTTTAGTTCTTTGTTTATGTTCTTGGCTATGTTCAagttatttttacattttttgttgctgtgAATAGTCGTTGATTATGCAAGCACTTCTTAGCTGACTAAAGAACAGTTATTTTTACCTCATCTAACATTTTGTTTGCATTATTTGATTCCTTAATCGTGCTGCCAGTTGTTGTGCCTCCATTcttgatctgcattttcctaaATTGAAGTTATTTTAGTAGTTTGTCAGCTCTTTTCATGAGTTACTGATCCTCCTATATTTGTTTGTTTAAAACATGAAGTAGTAAATCAAGAATGACACCTTTCATAACCTTCCTTGACAATCTTCAACCCAGTTTCTCTAACTCTATCACCAAGGTCAGATGTGTCCAGATTTTTTATGGATATTCTGGTGACAAGAATGATTACAGTTTAGAAGTTGTATTTCATGATAGTAAGGTATGTTTAGTTTGAGAAAGCAAGGTATGTTGTCGAAATTGTAAGGAGACAACAATATGTTTCAAACATAGGAatatcttttctttctttttttatgtataGGGCAACAGGATACTCTTTTACCTACTGAACATACTCTTTTAATTAATACATACACATGTTCTAACCTTCTCAATGTCATTGCTGCAAATGAGCTAGTCATGCTTATCAACTTCAGTCTACCCTTCCTACGCTCTCAtctttcttcatgttttgaaaCGTTATGACTCTGTAGAATATGACATAATCATTTGCTTAGATAAGGTCAAAGGATACTCCCATAGATTTATGTAATGATATAAAGCATTAAAAAATCATATTACAGGTTAATACCTTAGAGACTATTAATCAGTTTTAGACCAGCACTGTGTGGAGTTTTATTAAAATGCTAatctttttaccattttcagATATTACTTGAGGTATACCTCAAGGCTTATGTTATGCATATCAATTTCCTCACCTGCTCTAAGTCATCTTTACAGTACAAGTTCTAGACTAAGTAATTGCACCTTCAATACTATATCTCCCATAATGTTCTAACTGATTTTATCTAAGTTTAATTTCCTTAGCAAATGTAAGACCTATGTGGAGAGAAAGTATAAGTATGAATTTAAGCACAGCAATCACACGAAATATGAGCATAAGCTCATTGCTAAATCTTGTATTAAATCTTTAAATAATCTGAAAGTGTGAAATAATTTGTGCTTTACATTCTGATTTAGCACTGAATGCCACTGACACTTTTTTCTATCAGTTGGTAGTTATGTTATACTACTAACTAATATAGGAATATATACAATACTAAATGGTTTTGAAGAGATAGTTAAAGAGatgaataaagaataaa
It contains:
- the LOC121765542 gene encoding 7-deoxyloganetin glucosyltransferase-like — its product is MGSISKIESRPHAVCIPYPAQGHVNPMLKLAKLLHHNGVFVTFVNTEYNHRRLINSRGPAAVAGLPDFRFETIPDGLPPSDADATQDIPSLCVSTTTTCLEPFCDLIAKLNGSGAGVPPVSCIVSDGVMSFTLKAAERFGLSEVLFWTTSACGLLAYVHYKDLVEKGYTPLQDMSQVTNGYLETRIDWIPGMKNMRLRDIPSFIRTTNREDTMLQFLIQEAAAIPRAKALILNTFDALEHDSLSALSARFPNVHTVGPLQLMMNHIRDDTLKPFTSSLWREEVECIEWLHTMAPQSVVYVNFGSITVMTADQMTEFAWGLANTKKPFLWIIRPDIVAGELAMLPAEFVEETKDRSMLVSWCPQEQVLSHPAVGGFLTHAGWNSTLESVVGGVPVICWPFFAEQQTNCRYSCVEWGMGMEIDNNVKRDEVELLVREMMDGDKGKEMKRNALEWKRKAEEAAALHGSSFLNLQKFIKEGLLH